The Planctomycetota bacterium genomic interval CCGCGAAGCTCGTCCCGCTGATCCGCGAGCTCGCGTTCGAGGTCCTCGTCGTCCGTATCGCGACGTGCGTTTTGAGCGATGGCGGCGGCATTCCCGGCGGAACGGGCCAGGCGGGCCAGCGTCGTCCGGACACGGACCTTCAGGTTCTGATCGAGCCGCTCCCAAACGTCCCGATTGGCCAGAAGCAGCGTTCCGGGGCGATCGGCGAGCGGGACGGACGGATACGTCGGCGCGACTTCGCCCTCAGCCGGCGGGCCGTAAAGCTCGAGGCGATGCTCGATGATCTCGAGCACGGCCTCCACGACGGCGGGCTTCCAGCGGTCGACGACGACGACGTTCTCAGCGCCACCCATGAAGCCACCGCCGCCGACATCCTGCAGCACCATCATCGCCTCGTGTGCGACGAAGCCCTCTTCGTCATGCTTCTTTGCAGCATTGACGATGCCGGAGATGAGCGGGTCTTCCCCGGCCGCGACGCGTGTCGAGAACGAGGCGAGCGGACGCGCCGCCTTAATGCCCCAGATCGAAACAGCAGCCGCGTCGTCTTCCAGGATCGACTCGACCACATCGACCAGGCGGGTTCCGGGCGTCCGGCTGGCGACCTGCTCCACCGCAACGGCCCCGGCCAGCCGTGCCGAAAGCCTGGTGCCGTTGTTGCCGTAGAGGGGAGCGACGGCTCGCGCGAGTTCGCGGCTATAGGCGTCGCTGAAGGTCGTGCTGGACGTGCCGGCGACGGGTTGGACCAGTGCTTCCTTGGCCTTGGAGACGGCGTTGGAGTCGCCGGAGAGCCGTGGGATCTGCGTGTTGAAAAAGCCCTGGAGCGACCGCGTAATCGCGCCGGCGTCATTGCTCTGCAGCACGTTGTCGGGCACCTGCTCGACGGGCTCCTGCTCCTGAGCCCCGGCCGCCGGGACGATCATGCTGCAAAGTGCAGCGACGGCGGTGGTGACGACGGCTCGACGGATGACGTTCACAGGACGTGCTCGTAGGCGACGGATGGCGAGCCGCCGACCAGGTCGACAGCGCAGCCGGACGCGACCGGTCCGGCAAGGCGGGGTCGTGACGTTAATGAGAGGCAGAGGGTGAATCAACCACCAGCACCCTCCGCCGTCGGCCCATAACGCACGGCCGCGCAACACCCGGCCGACGCCAATCACCCGCCGCATCGTCGCTGGCGCGTTGCCAGCGGCGTTCACGGGCAAAATCGACGTCCAATGTCACCGCCGCGGCCGCCGGCGCGCAGCGCCCGGCCGGGGGTCGTGACGCAACCCCGCTACGACCTGAGTTCGCTTGTCGAGCCGCACGAGCAGTCCCATCCGATGCTCAACGGCACCAACGCCGCCGCTCGGCAGATCGCCGAGGCCGTCGACGCCCTGCTCGACGACGACGGCCGTCTGCACCGCCGGCTCTGGCTCTACTACGCGAACCCGCATCGCCCTTCCCCCGACCTGGCTGCGCCCGAAGGCGTCGCCTCGGGAAGGCCGTATCGACAGGCGCAGGAGTGGGGCCTGCCTGCGCGCGTTACCGGCTACACGGCGGGTCCCGAGCCGTTCCAGGGCCTGCCGGCGACGCCCGCCCGCAAAGAGGTCGTCGTCGAGAACGACATCGGCTGGCGCATCGACGCGGGCGTGGACTTCCTGTTCGGCCAGCCCGTCACGATCGAGTCCGCCGCGACCGATCCGGAGCGATCGACGCTCATCGGTGACCTGCTCCGCGGCGTCATCGCTGCCAACGGCGGACTCGCGTTCCTGCAGAAGATGGCCCTGGTCGGCAGCGTGCACGGCGGCGTCGATGTGCTCGTCAAGCTCCTCGACGAAGCCGACGCCCTGCCTGCCTGCGACGTCGCCAACCTCGGCGCGACTGCCGACGACGGTGCCATGGCTTACGCGACGGTCGACCTGGCTCGCCGCGTTCGTCTCGAACTCGTCGAGCCCGCCCGCTCGATGCCGATTCTGCACGAGGCGGACAACCGGATGTGCGTCCACCTGCAGGTCTACCGCTTGCCGCGCGATGAGACGTCCGCCGAGACGCCTGACCGGGCTTGGCTATCGAGGCTCTTCGGTGCCGGCACACGCGTCGACCCGCAGGAGACACTCGTTGTCGAAGCCATCGGCCCACGCGGCTGGCACGTCTACCACGACGGCAAGCTCGTCCGGTCCGGTCGGCACCCGCTCGGACGCGTTCCGGTCGCACACGTCCAGAACATCGTTCGGCCGTTCGCTTGGCATGGGGCCGGAGACGTCGAGCCGCTGATTCCGCTGCAGGACGAGCTCAACACGCGTCTCAGCGACCGCGCGTACCGCGTGGCCCTGCACAGCATGCGGATGTATCTCGGCGTGGGCGTCGACGGCTTCCTGAATCAGAAGATCGCGCCCGGTCAGATGTGGGAGACCGACAACACCGAGGCCAACATCATCGAGTTCGGCGGAGAGGCACCGGCCAACCCGGCCGAGTCGGCGGCGATCGCGGAAGTACGCGAAGCCCTCGACAAGGCGAGCGGCGTCAATCCCGTCGCCAGCGGTGCCATCCGAGGTCGCGTCGGCAATCTCACCAGTGCGTCCGCCCTTCGCCTGACGTTCCAGTCGCTCCTGGCCCGGACTGCCCGCAAGCGTGCCAACTACGGCAGCGGCATCGCCGTCGCGTGTGAGCTCGCGCTCCACTGGCTCGATGCGGCCGGCTTGTTCGCGACGACGCCTGAAGAGCGTCGCATCCGCATCGTTTGGCCCGATCCGATTCCGGTGGACGAGTCGTCGAGACTGGACCAGGCCGCCGCCAAGCAGCGGCTGGGCGTGCCGGACGAGACGGTCCTGCGCGAACTCGGCTATCGGCAATCGGACACGTGAACCCGTCGTCGCACCGGCCACCGGGCCGGGCGTGGGGCAGGCGTTCCTTTCGGGGTGCATCGAGGCCGATTCGGCTCGACGCACAAACCCACCTCTTGGCCGCCCCACGTTCGGCCCGGTAGCCGGTGCTGTTCTCTTTTCTTCTTCCCCTTCGCCCCATGAACGACACCGAAGACCAACCCGCCCCACCCGCTCCCGAATCGCCACCCGATGTGGACGTCACCGTCGAGATCGACGCGGCCGACGAGCCGGAGCCCGTCGTCGTTTCGAGTCCTCCACCGGCACGTCGCGTCGACGCTCAGCCGAACGACGTGGACAACGCGCGACGTCGCTTCGCACGCCTCGCCGAGACGCTCCGCGAGCGTCCCGTCGGCCGGCAACTCGCCGAGTACCTCTCGCTTCGCCGCCGCTTCCGCCGCGGCTGATTCGTCTCTCTCCCTCTGATTTCTCTGGCCCCCCCCATTTATGCCTTTCACTGGAAAAGCCACCTATTCCGCCGGTGCCGATCTGCCCGAGCACGTCGATGACGTCGCCGACCTCGTCGCCATCGCCGCCGCCAACGAGACGCCGCTGCTCGACCTGCTCGGCGATCCGCTTCGCCCCGCCCGCGGCGTCGTCCACGAGTGGATGGAAGACACGCCGCTGGCCAACACCGTCACCGTCGGCAGCTTCACCGACTCCGAGTGGGTCGGCGTGAACGAGGTCGACGTCGTCCGGCAGTACGACCTCATTCGCATCGTCGACTCGCCCGAGGTGATGCGTGTCGAATCCGTCGCGACGCCCGCCGACTTCAGCGTCTCGCGTCAGTACGGCAACACGCCCCTCGGCCCCGATCCGGCCGCAGGACTGACGATGCAGGTGCTGTCGAACCCGACGCTCGAAGGTGCCGACGCGGCCGCCTCGCGGTTCACCAACCGCACGCGCCAGAGCAACACGACGCAGATCTTCGCGTCCACCGTTGAGGTCAGTGGCAGCGAACTGGCTGTCGCTCAGGCCGGCGTCGACGACGAGCTTGAGTACCAGAAGGCGATGCGGCTCCGCGAGTTGCTGCGTGACCTCGAACTCAGCATCGTCGGCGGAGCGGCCGACGCGTCGCCGCCCGCGGGTAACCCAGCCGGCAACGCCATTCGTCCTCGGTCGATGCGCGGCATCGTGGCCTCCGTCGCGAGTCACCGCTTCACACCCGGCACCGACGGCTTTCCGGCCGACACGGCGCTCACCGAGGAGCAGCTCAACCTTGCCCTCCGCACCATCTGGCAAGGCGGCGGGACGACGGTCGACACCATCGTCGTCGGCGGAAAGCAGAAGCGGGCGATCAACCAGTTCGGCCTGCCGCAGCGTCGTTTTGCCAGCAGTGCCGAGACGTATCGCGACGCGATCGGCATCTACGAGAGCGACTTCGGTGTCTGCCGGGTCGTGCTGAGCCGGGCGATGCCGGGCGGGTCGGTGCTGCTGCTCGACAGCAGCCGGGCGAGTGTCCTGCCGCTGGCCGGTCGCAGCTTCGGCTACAAACCACTCGCCCGCACCGGCGACCGCGAGTCCGGCCAGATCGTCGGCGAATACACCCTCGAACTCCGCAACGAGCACTGCCACGGGTTGATCACCGGGCTGAGCTAACGCCTTATCCGTCATCCCGAGCGCAGCCGAGGGACCTCGTCTGGAGTCGCCATCGGCTCACGGGCGAGGTCCTTCGACTCGCATTCGCTCGCTCAGGATGACGGAGTGGGTCGTTCGTAGCGTGCCGCCATGAGCGAACAAAAGAGCTGGCAGGCCCGCATCGCCGAGGCGACCGACGCCCTCGGGCAAGACTTTGTCGAGAGCGTCAGCTACGACTGGCGGCTGTACAAGCAGGACATCGCCGGCAGCCTCGCCCACGCCGCCATGCTCGCCAAGGTCGGCCTCATCACCGAGGACGACCGCGCCGCCATCGAACGCGGCCTTCGTGAGATCGAGGCCGAGATCGACGAACACGGCCCGGCCTGGCCGGGGTTCGACAAGCAGTACGAGGACATCCACATGTGCGTGGAGAAAGCCCTCATCGACAAGGTCGGCGAGCCGGGCCGCAAGCTGCACACGGGGCGGAGCCGGAACGACCAAGTGGCGACGGATCTATTGCTTTGGATCGTTGGTGCTGGCACTGAACTAGGTCACAAGGTCGGTGACTTAAAGAAGGCGTTCGTGTCGCTCGGCGATCGCTCAATCGAAGTTGTGATGCCGTCATACACGCACCTTCAGAGAGCTCAGCCAATCAGTGCGGCAGCCGAATCTTTGGCATGGCTTCATTTCTTCTGGCACGGTTCGTTCCCAGTCTCACACGCTACCGGATGGGCTCGACACTGGTCACCGCTAGGCGCCGGCGCAATTGCAGGGTCTTCGCTACCTCTCGACTCGGCAAAAACTGCGCACACTCTCGGCTTCGTAAACATCGTCCACAGCAGTATCGAGAGAACCTCATCGCGAGACTCTGCTGTCGACTTCGTCTACGGATGCGCACGCATCGCCATGAACTTATCCCGCTGGGCCGAGCAGTGGATTGTTTACAGCAGCGCTGAGTTCGGCTTCATCAAGACCGCCGACAAGTACACCACCGGCAGCTCGATGATGCCGCAGAAACGCAACCCCGACATGCTCGAGCTCATCCGAGGCCGGTGCGGCAACGTCTATGGCAACCTCGTCGCCCTCCTCACCATCTGCAAGGGCCTGCCCATCGGCTACAACCGCGACCTCCAAGAAGACAAACGCCACGTCTTCGCCGCCTACGACACCGTCAGCTCCTGCCTCACGATGGCCGCGGCGATTGTGAACAACACGGAGTTCGTGAAGGACAAATGCGAGGCCGCCTGCGAGGGCGGGTTCATGGATGCGACGAGCTTGGCCGAGTACCTCGTCGTCAAGGGCGTCCCCTTCCGCACCGCCCACCAAATCGTCGGCGGCCTCGTCGCCAAGTGCGAACGCGAGGGCAAGACGAAGCTCGAAGACCTGACGCTCGACGAGTTCCAGCAGGCGAGCGACGTCA includes:
- a CDS encoding phage portal protein, coding for MTQPRYDLSSLVEPHEQSHPMLNGTNAAARQIAEAVDALLDDDGRLHRRLWLYYANPHRPSPDLAAPEGVASGRPYRQAQEWGLPARVTGYTAGPEPFQGLPATPARKEVVVENDIGWRIDAGVDFLFGQPVTIESAATDPERSTLIGDLLRGVIAANGGLAFLQKMALVGSVHGGVDVLVKLLDEADALPACDVANLGATADDGAMAYATVDLARRVRLELVEPARSMPILHEADNRMCVHLQVYRLPRDETSAETPDRAWLSRLFGAGTRVDPQETLVVEAIGPRGWHVYHDGKLVRSGRHPLGRVPVAHVQNIVRPFAWHGAGDVEPLIPLQDELNTRLSDRAYRVALHSMRMYLGVGVDGFLNQKIAPGQMWETDNTEANIIEFGGEAPANPAESAAIAEVREALDKASGVNPVASGAIRGRVGNLTSASALRLTFQSLLARTARKRANYGSGIAVACELALHWLDAAGLFATTPEERRIRIVWPDPIPVDESSRLDQAAAKQRLGVPDETVLRELGYRQSDT
- a CDS encoding DUF5309 family protein codes for the protein MPFTGKATYSAGADLPEHVDDVADLVAIAAANETPLLDLLGDPLRPARGVVHEWMEDTPLANTVTVGSFTDSEWVGVNEVDVVRQYDLIRIVDSPEVMRVESVATPADFSVSRQYGNTPLGPDPAAGLTMQVLSNPTLEGADAAASRFTNRTRQSNTTQIFASTVEVSGSELAVAQAGVDDELEYQKAMRLRELLRDLELSIVGGAADASPPAGNPAGNAIRPRSMRGIVASVASHRFTPGTDGFPADTALTEEQLNLALRTIWQGGGTTVDTIVVGGKQKRAINQFGLPQRRFASSAETYRDAIGIYESDFGVCRVVLSRAMPGGSVLLLDSSRASVLPLAGRSFGYKPLARTGDRESGQIVGEYTLELRNEHCHGLITGLS
- the argH gene encoding argininosuccinate lyase; amino-acid sequence: MSEQKSWQARIAEATDALGQDFVESVSYDWRLYKQDIAGSLAHAAMLAKVGLITEDDRAAIERGLREIEAEIDEHGPAWPGFDKQYEDIHMCVEKALIDKVGEPGRKLHTGRSRNDQVATDLLLWIVGAGTELGHKVGDLKKAFVSLGDRSIEVVMPSYTHLQRAQPISAAAESLAWLHFFWHGSFPVSHATGWARHWSPLGAGAIAGSSLPLDSAKTAHTLGFVNIVHSSIERTSSRDSAVDFVYGCARIAMNLSRWAEQWIVYSSAEFGFIKTADKYTTGSSMMPQKRNPDMLELIRGRCGNVYGNLVALLTICKGLPIGYNRDLQEDKRHVFAAYDTVSSCLTMAAAIVNNTEFVKDKCEAACEGGFMDATSLAEYLVVKGVPFRTAHQIVGGLVAKCEREGKTKLEDLTLDEFQQASDVIEQDVFDALGAKSVVARYQSAGAAGGEPLRKQLDEWKQRLDL